One Aerosakkonema funiforme FACHB-1375 DNA window includes the following coding sequences:
- a CDS encoding DUF3474 domain-containing protein, with protein MPSHLVNLNASPKAESSDVSSELPFTLQELKSAIPAECFQPSTWKSLSYFFLDVSVITVFYAIAHFLDSWWFWPVFWVIQGTMFWALFVVGHDCGHGSFSKHKWLNNAIGHLAHTPILVPFHGWRISHRTHHQNTGNIDTDESWYPVTESKYRQMDWSEKLIRFQVLLIAYPLYLFKRSPGKKGSHFLPSSPLFKPAEKWDVITSTVCLTLMVGLLSWLTYEYGWLFLLKYYFGPYVVFVIWLDLVTFLHHTEADIPWYRGKDWYFLKGALSTIDRDYGFINNIHHNIGTHVAHHLFLNIPHYHLKTATEALKPILGDYYRESRESIWKSFLRSYKTCHFVSDTGAVVYYRSKQEL; from the coding sequence GTGCCCTCTCACCTAGTTAACTTAAACGCCTCTCCAAAAGCGGAATCTTCTGATGTCAGTTCAGAACTCCCATTTACCCTTCAAGAATTAAAATCTGCCATTCCGGCTGAATGTTTTCAGCCATCCACCTGGAAATCCCTTTCCTACTTTTTTCTGGATGTATCCGTAATTACAGTTTTTTATGCAATAGCCCACTTTCTGGACTCCTGGTGGTTTTGGCCAGTATTCTGGGTGATACAGGGAACCATGTTTTGGGCCTTGTTTGTAGTAGGTCACGATTGCGGTCACGGTTCCTTTTCCAAACATAAATGGCTGAATAATGCGATCGGGCATCTAGCTCATACTCCCATACTTGTTCCCTTTCACGGCTGGCGCATCAGCCACAGAACTCACCATCAAAACACTGGCAATATCGATACCGATGAAAGTTGGTATCCCGTTACTGAAAGTAAGTATCGCCAGATGGATTGGTCTGAAAAACTCATCCGCTTCCAGGTGTTGCTGATTGCTTATCCTCTCTATCTGTTTAAACGTTCTCCTGGCAAGAAAGGCTCTCATTTTCTGCCCAGCAGCCCTCTTTTTAAACCTGCTGAAAAATGGGATGTAATTACCAGCACTGTATGCTTGACATTGATGGTAGGCTTATTAAGCTGGCTCACCTATGAATATGGCTGGCTATTTCTGCTGAAATACTATTTCGGCCCCTATGTAGTGTTTGTCATTTGGCTAGATTTAGTAACTTTTCTGCACCACACAGAAGCTGATATTCCCTGGTATCGCGGTAAAGATTGGTATTTTCTCAAAGGTGCCCTTTCTACAATTGACCGAGATTATGGGTTTATCAATAACATTCATCATAATATTGGTACCCATGTAGCTCATCACCTGTTTCTCAACATTCCTCATTACCATCTGAAAACTGCTACTGAAGCGCTCAAACCAATACTGGGCGATTACTATCGAGAAAGCCGCGAGTCTATCTGGAAATCTTTCTTACGCTCCTACAAAACTTGCCATT
- a CDS encoding DUF262 domain-containing protein, which translates to MSTTSIDSQLMSVGKLLAGNYSYCVPSFQRDYSWTETEVEQLWQDITETIDEGRTEHFIGSIVVNNSRKPELQLIDGQQRLSTISILMCVLRDIAKEQGDNQLAQAISEKYLGSLNLRTRKTEPKLVLNENNNQFYQKNIVESKGIESLRQIAKDKQLEKSSKLIIDSYLCLYKFIQERMKKSIDVGEVLIQLEECVRDKLIAIVIAVADEANSYLIFETLNDRGLDLSVADLLKNYLFSRAGKHIKEVQIKWATINRLAENFELTKFIRHYWLSRYESVTEKDLYRKMASKLKTSSDVLNFLNGLSEAAQVYGALENSQSFVWDSYDVNVKYDLERLNIFKVNQCYSVLLAAKDNLPAELFPKVLRMIVILSFRYSVISASNPNKLESAYGKIVKYIREEKPKTAKAIFEQLKEIYPKDTEFANSFAQKSLANSSRLARYILSEINSYYTGNKELVANPNGTELNLEHILPQSLKDLWLGEFSKADPNLYIYRLGNMTLLDSSVNRKLGNNSFQDKCAKAYQSSKLKITQEILDYPVWGPKQIEERQNKMAKAACQIWRLDY; encoded by the coding sequence ATGTCTACCACCAGTATTGACAGTCAATTGATGAGTGTTGGAAAATTGCTCGCTGGTAACTACTCCTACTGTGTACCCAGTTTCCAAAGAGATTACTCTTGGACAGAAACAGAAGTCGAGCAGCTTTGGCAAGACATCACTGAAACTATTGATGAAGGACGCACCGAACATTTTATAGGCTCGATTGTTGTTAATAACTCTAGAAAGCCAGAACTCCAGTTAATAGACGGACAACAGCGCCTATCAACGATTTCAATATTGATGTGCGTACTTAGAGATATAGCCAAAGAACAAGGGGATAACCAATTAGCTCAAGCAATTTCAGAAAAGTATTTGGGTTCCTTGAATTTGCGAACGCGCAAGACAGAGCCAAAGCTAGTCCTCAACGAGAACAACAATCAATTCTATCAAAAGAATATCGTAGAATCAAAAGGAATTGAATCCTTACGTCAAATTGCCAAAGATAAGCAGTTAGAAAAATCTAGTAAACTAATAATTGATTCTTATTTATGTTTATACAAGTTTATTCAAGAACGTATGAAAAAATCTATTGATGTTGGAGAGGTTTTAATTCAACTGGAAGAATGCGTGAGAGATAAATTGATTGCGATTGTAATTGCTGTTGCTGATGAAGCCAACTCCTACCTTATTTTCGAGACTTTGAATGATAGAGGTTTGGATTTGTCTGTTGCCGATTTACTGAAAAACTATCTTTTTTCAAGGGCGGGAAAACACATTAAAGAAGTCCAGATTAAATGGGCAACAATTAATAGGCTAGCCGAAAATTTTGAATTGACAAAATTTATCCGCCATTACTGGTTATCACGCTATGAAAGCGTGACGGAGAAAGATTTATATCGCAAAATGGCCAGTAAGTTAAAAACTTCATCAGATGTTTTGAATTTTCTCAATGGATTGAGCGAAGCCGCTCAAGTTTATGGCGCACTGGAAAATTCTCAAAGTTTTGTTTGGGATTCTTATGATGTGAATGTTAAATATGACCTAGAAAGATTAAATATTTTCAAAGTAAACCAATGTTATTCTGTGTTGTTGGCCGCGAAAGATAACTTGCCAGCGGAACTATTCCCGAAAGTTCTCAGAATGATAGTTATTCTTTCTTTTCGCTACAGCGTCATTTCTGCCTCTAATCCTAACAAACTCGAATCTGCTTACGGTAAGATTGTCAAATATATTCGAGAGGAAAAACCCAAAACGGCTAAAGCTATCTTTGAGCAACTCAAGGAAATTTATCCCAAAGATACAGAATTTGCTAATTCCTTTGCTCAAAAGAGCTTAGCAAACAGTTCTAGGCTAGCACGCTACATCCTGAGCGAAATCAACAGTTATTATACAGGAAACAAAGAATTAGTTGCGAATCCAAATGGAACAGAGTTAAACCTAGAGCATATTTTACCCCAAAGTCTTAAAGATCTCTGGCTAGGAGAGTTCTCGAAAGCAGATCCAAATCTCTATATTTACAGACTGGGTAACATGACTCTGCTGGATTCATCAGTTAATCGCAAATTAGGAAATAATTCGTTTCAGGATAAGTGTGCTAAAGCTTATCAAAGCTCAAAGTTGAAGATTACGCAAGAGATTTTAGATTATCCAGTTTGGGGGCCAAAACAAATTGAAGAAAGACAAAATAAAATGGCTAAGGCAGCTTGTCAAATCTGGCGTCTAGATTATTAG
- the recG gene encoding ATP-dependent DNA helicase RecG, whose amino-acid sequence MTNDRTDWVRLHKALEVEEKNGFTDLMGKQYRFSEFLCLEFGKIPSNLATEWRRQWLEKAAQFARYANLILEERQNLIAQTRQFLQQIEPGTESQGQRENPTPNPDPSTERGARAKENLSAPAKNGKSKNLSFSAISLEQPLSSLAEVGPRKSQYLARLGLLTVRDLLFYYPRDYIDYSRQVSICDLIAGETVTIVGKIKRCNCFTSQKNKKLTILEILLTDGPDKIKVSRFFAGTRYTNRGWQESIKNRYPVGAVVAASGLVKESKYGLTLDDPQIEVLANPEDSIESINIGRVVPIYPLTEGVPADLVRQAVMAALPAVEQLQDPLPAVLRNQYGLIGLQNAIANIHFPADSAAKDAARRRLVFDEFFYLQLGFLKRRQNLRRTQASAILAPTGQLIEEFHKVLPFKLTNAQQRVINDILNDLQKPEPMNRLIQGDVGSGKTVVGVIAILAAIQSGYQAALMAPTEVLAEQHYRKLVSWFNLLHLPVELLTGSTKTAKRREIHAQLQTGELPLLVGTHALIQDTVNFDRLGLVVIDEQHRFGVHQRAKLQQKGEQPHVLTMTATPIPRTLALTLHGDLDVSQIDELPPGREAINTVALAAKERTQAYDLIRREIAQGRQVYIVLPLVEESEKLDVRSAVEEHQRLSESIFPEFQVGLLHGRMNSAEKDEAINLFRDNQTQILVATTVIEVGVDVPNATVMMIENAERFGLSQLHQLRGRVGRGAAKSYCLLMSSSTTADARQRLNVLEQSQDGFFISEMDMRFRGPGEVLGTRQSGLPDFALASLVEDQEVLEIARNAAEKIILRDEDLQRWPLLEAELEYRYQKLMSGTILT is encoded by the coding sequence ATGACCAATGACAGAACAGACTGGGTGCGTTTGCACAAAGCCCTCGAAGTAGAAGAAAAAAACGGCTTCACAGACTTGATGGGGAAGCAATATCGCTTCAGCGAGTTTCTCTGCTTGGAATTCGGTAAAATTCCCAGCAATCTGGCCACCGAATGGCGACGCCAGTGGCTAGAGAAAGCGGCTCAATTTGCCCGTTATGCGAACCTCATACTGGAAGAGCGACAAAACCTCATTGCCCAAACTCGTCAGTTTCTTCAGCAGATAGAGCCCGGTACGGAATCCCAAGGGCAGAGGGAGAATCCCACCCCCAATCCCGACCCATCTACGGAGAGGGGAGCAAGAGCAAAGGAGAATTTATCAGCACCTGCTAAGAATGGCAAATCAAAAAACTTATCGTTCTCAGCTATTTCACTTGAGCAACCTCTCAGCAGTTTGGCAGAAGTAGGGCCGAGAAAATCACAATATTTAGCAAGGTTGGGATTGCTGACGGTACGCGACCTGCTATTTTACTATCCCCGCGACTACATCGACTATTCGCGCCAAGTGAGCATTTGCGATTTAATCGCCGGGGAAACAGTGACAATTGTAGGCAAAATCAAGCGCTGTAATTGTTTTACCAGCCAAAAAAATAAGAAATTAACGATATTAGAAATTTTGCTGACAGACGGCCCGGATAAGATCAAGGTCAGCCGATTTTTTGCGGGGACTCGCTACACGAATCGCGGTTGGCAAGAGTCGATCAAAAATCGCTATCCAGTCGGTGCAGTCGTTGCGGCTTCTGGTTTGGTGAAAGAAAGTAAATACGGCTTGACTTTGGACGACCCGCAAATAGAAGTTTTAGCCAATCCGGAAGATTCGATCGAATCGATTAATATCGGTCGAGTAGTACCGATTTATCCTCTGACGGAAGGAGTGCCGGCTGACTTGGTGCGACAAGCGGTAATGGCAGCACTACCAGCAGTAGAGCAGTTGCAAGACCCGCTACCAGCAGTATTGCGGAATCAGTATGGATTGATTGGGTTACAAAATGCGATCGCCAACATCCATTTTCCCGCCGACAGCGCCGCCAAAGATGCCGCCCGTCGCCGATTGGTTTTTGATGAATTCTTCTATCTCCAACTCGGATTTCTCAAACGCCGTCAAAACCTCCGCCGCACGCAAGCTAGCGCCATCCTCGCTCCCACAGGTCAACTGATCGAAGAATTCCACAAAGTACTGCCCTTTAAACTAACCAACGCCCAACAACGAGTCATTAACGACATCCTCAACGACCTGCAAAAACCGGAACCGATGAATCGATTGATACAAGGTGATGTCGGTTCCGGTAAAACTGTAGTCGGTGTAATTGCCATCCTCGCCGCCATTCAATCCGGCTATCAAGCAGCTCTCATGGCTCCCACGGAAGTACTCGCAGAACAGCACTACCGCAAACTGGTCAGTTGGTTTAATTTGCTACATCTACCTGTAGAACTGCTCACCGGTTCCACCAAAACAGCAAAACGCCGCGAAATACACGCCCAGCTGCAAACAGGGGAATTGCCGCTTTTGGTGGGGACGCACGCTTTAATTCAGGATACCGTGAATTTCGATCGACTCGGTTTGGTCGTAATTGACGAACAGCATCGATTTGGTGTCCATCAGCGGGCAAAGTTACAGCAAAAAGGCGAACAACCTCATGTTTTAACAATGACTGCAACGCCAATTCCTCGGACATTGGCACTCACTTTACACGGCGATTTAGATGTCAGTCAAATCGATGAATTGCCACCCGGACGAGAAGCGATTAATACAGTAGCTTTAGCCGCGAAAGAACGCACTCAAGCTTACGATTTGATTCGTCGCGAAATCGCACAAGGGCGTCAAGTATATATTGTACTGCCGCTAGTAGAAGAATCGGAAAAATTAGATGTGCGATCGGCTGTTGAAGAACATCAACGCCTCTCCGAAAGTATTTTTCCAGAATTTCAAGTCGGCTTGCTTCACGGTCGCATGAATTCAGCAGAAAAAGATGAAGCAATTAATTTATTTCGCGATAATCAAACCCAAATACTTGTTGCCACTACTGTAATCGAAGTCGGCGTAGATGTACCCAATGCCACGGTAATGATGATCGAAAATGCCGAGCGTTTTGGTTTATCTCAGTTGCATCAATTGCGCGGTAGAGTCGGTCGCGGTGCAGCCAAATCTTATTGTTTGCTCATGAGCAGTTCTACAACTGCTGATGCGCGTCAGCGACTGAATGTTTTAGAACAATCCCAGGATGGATTTTTCATATCAGAAATGGATATGCGTTTTCGCGGCCCAGGCGAAGTTTTAGGTACTCGTCAATCAGGATTGCCCGATTTTGCCTTAGCCAGTTTGGTAGAAGATCAAGAAGTTTTGGAAATAGCGCGAAATGCAGCCGAAAAAATTATTTTGAGAGACGAAGATTTGCAGCGATGGCCGTTGTTAGAAGCTGAATTGGAGTATCGCTATCAAAAATTGATGAGCGGCACAATTTTAACATAA